The following coding sequences lie in one Cannabis sativa cultivar Pink pepper isolate KNU-18-1 chromosome 5, ASM2916894v1, whole genome shotgun sequence genomic window:
- the LOC115716592 gene encoding protein OCTOPUS, producing MAVIPLQPLALAQAQSRRLSTCHRHPSIPITGFCASCLRERLVGIEASVNNDTPTRNQAGSGAGAGAASSSGSELRRSKSCNGPKSEVFANPSDPTRRRSCDVRARNSLYNLFNLDDERKGTAGKFEVELGNLRFELKEEDRNGNEGEIRVSEHGLLDEEDGCELRPMKEFIDLECKKKKKGTGKDLKDIAGTFWVAASGLSKKLRKWGRKPKGKKLNNDDDNDGGVLGVERCSPRHLRETQSEVGDYGLGRRSCDTDPRLSMDAGRMSLDEYRYSFDEPRASWDGYLIGRAAYPRLTPMVSVVEDTKLSDGENESCVSDTNLVKDGEMSPGGTAQTKDYYNSESLPLQRRRRSFDCSNSLHRKGGLAEVDDLKLNSNAKVSPATTELFFGAKLLITNRDLRDAKLKSVKDESLESVESTSSKDAADSVPPIGRTQKGLKKSQGWQRKWNLWGLNLMQKQRGDQPKCGLVNEEDILVGGNVADPTVPNSWENLRRVANGETNGSVSQKLIRSYSVSCRKPTCKIDGLLSNPNAGGETRGISVKKREDFSLQRNRSARYSPNHVDNNGLLRFYLTPLRSYRRSQSGKSRLKNTHSMAKNVL from the coding sequence ATGGCTGTCATCCCACTTCAACCATTGGCTCTTGCTCAGGCTCAGTCTAGACGTCTTTCCACTTGTCACCGTCATCCTAGCATACCCATTACTGGGTTTTGTGCTTCATGCCTCAGAGAACGCTTGGTTGGTATTGAAGCCTCTGTTAACAACGACACTCCCACTCGAAACCAAGCTGGTTCTGGTGCTGGTGCTGGTGCTGCTTCTTCTTCTGGATCAGAGCTTCGTCGTAGTAAATCATGCAATGGACCCAAGTCTGAGGTCTTTGCTAACCCTTCTGACCCTACCAGACGTAGGTCTTGCGATGTTAGGGCGCGGAATAGTTTGTATAACCTCTTTAATCTTGATGATGAGAGGAAAGGTACagctggaaagtttgaggttgAGTTGGGGAATTTAAGGTTTGAGTTAAAAGAAGAGGACAGGAATGGGAATGAGGGTGAGATTAGGGTTTCTGAGCATGGATTGCTTGATGAGGAAGATGGTTGTGAGTTAAGGCCTATGAAGGAGTTTATAGATCTTGAatgcaagaagaagaagaaaggtaCAGGGAAGGATTTGAAGGACATTGCCGGGACATTTTGGGTTGCTGCGTCTGGTTTGAGCAAGAAGTTGAGGAAATGGGGGCGAAAACCGAAGGGCAAGAAGCTCAACAACGATGATGACAATGATGGTGGGGTTTTAGGGGTTGAGAGATGTAGTCCTAGGCATTTGAGAGAAACCCAATCAGAGGTTGGAGACTATGGGTTGGGGCGTAGGTCTTGTGATACCGATCCAAGATTATCCATGGATGCTGGTCGAATGTCATTGGATGAATACAGATACTCCTTTGATGAGCCTAGAGCCTCTTGGGATGGGTATTTGATTGGCAGAGCTGCATATCCACGGCTAACTCCAATGGTCTCGGTTGTAGAGGATACCAAGCTTTCTGATGGTGAGAATGAGAGTTGTGTATCAGACacgaacttggtcaaagatggAGAGATGAGTCCCGGGGGTACAGCTCAAACAAAGGACTACTACAATTCAGAGTCTTTGCCTTTGCAGAGGCGCAGGAGGAGTTTTGATTGCTCAAACTCCTTGCATAGGAAAGGGGGTTTAGCTGAAGTTGACGACTTGAAGTTGAATTCGAACGCTAAGGTCTCTCCAGCAACAACTGAATTGTTCTTTGGCGCTAAATTGCTTATCACTAATAGAGATTTGAGGGATGCCAAGTTGAAATCTGTCAAAGATGAGAGCTTGGAGAGTGTTGAATCAACTTCATCTAAGGATGCTGCAGATTCGGTTCCCCCAATTGGGCGAACTCAAAAGGGGTTGAAGAAATCACAAGGGTGGCAAAGAAAGTGGAATTTGTGGGGTCTGAACCTGATGCAGAAACAGCGAGGCGATCAGCCAAAATGCGGTCTTGTTAACGAAGAAGATATTTTAGTTGGAGGGAATGTGGCTGATCCCACGGTCCCTAATTCTTGGGAGAATCTAAGGAGAGTGGCTAATGGTGAAACCAATGGATCAGTAAGTCAAAAGCTTATACGTAGCTATAGTGTCAGCTGTCGAAAACCCACCTGCAAAATCGATGGTTTGTTGAGTAATCCAAACGCTGGTGGTGAGACCAGAGGCATTTCGGTTAAGAAAAGAGAAGATTTTTCATTGCAGCGTAACAGGAGTGCTCGGTATTCACCCAATCACGTCGACAACAATGGTCTATTGAGATTCTACTTAACTCCATTGAGAAGCTATAGGAGAAGTCAATCAGGAAAGAGTAGGCTAAAGAACACACATTCAATGGCCAAGAATGTTTTGTAA
- the LOC115716593 gene encoding uncharacterized protein LOC115716593 has protein sequence MSLLLVLNVVVLTSITALFLLSLFSLCFIFHLCFKSRTSHHLQRFNSLWTVRFLLVLFITFWTINELLHQPIFLRRIGKHLTQPQQSTLCKIHLALSLGFFQPAFLVTLLFLVDVSIKKETPNGRWAVASVLLMIFPLFCLQIVILFFVAEIESITVRFPDYFVRSSVFVDGEKTVLCAYPLLSTTAFGSFGLGFWVMFLVSAWRVVSVVINKALRLRIYGLALTVLISLPLQIVMLGLSVVWSPDQTAYGGVSLAVFLLTFFCAVVGEGILVIKPIADSLAVRGQQCFSTWDPWRRRHVAVDEMVGS, from the coding sequence aTGAGCTTATTATTAGTACTCAACGTCGTCGTTTTAACATCCATAACCGCCCTCTTCCTCCTCTCACTCTTCTCACTCTGTTTCATATTCCATCTCTGTTTCAAATCAAGAACCTCTCACCATCTCCAACGATTCAACTCACTCTGGACCGTCCGATTCCTACTCGTTCTCTTCATAACTTTCTGGACCATAAACGAGCTTCTCCACCAACCCATCTTCCTCCGCCGTATCGGAAAACACCTCACCCAACCTCAACAATCAACCCTCTGTAAAATCCACCTCGCTTTAAGCCTCGGCTTCTTCCAACCCGCTTTTTTGGTAACCCTTCTCTTCCTCGTCGACGTTTCGATCAAGAAAGAAACCCCTAACGGCCGATGGGCTGTTGCTTCCGTACTGCTCATGATTTTCCCTCTTTTCTGTTTACAGATCGTGATTCTCTTCTTCGTCGCGGAGATCGAATCGATTACGGTTCGATTTCCTGATTACTTTGTTAGAAGCTCTGTCTTCGTCGATGGTGAAAAGACGGTGCTTTGCGCTTATCCTTTGCTCAGTACGACGGCGTTTGGATCGTTTGGGTTAGGGTTTTGGGTGATGTTTTTGGTTTCGGCTTGGAGAGTGGTTTCTGTGGTGATTAATAAAGCTTTGAGGTTGAGGATTTATGGGTTGGCTTTAACGGTTTTGATTTCGCTTCCTCTTCAGATCGTGATGCTTGGATTGTCGGTGGTTTGGTCGCCGGATCAGACGGCGTACGGCGGCGTTTCGTTGGCCGTTTTTCTTTTGACGTTTTTTTGTGCAGTCGTGGGTgagggtattttggtaattaaaccTATTGCGGATTCGCTGGCTGTGAGAGGACAACAGTGTTTTTCTACGTGGGATCCTTGGAGAAGACGACACGTGGCGGTTGATGAAATGGTGGGTTCGTga
- the LOC115715621 gene encoding homeobox-leucine zipper protein ATHB-7, whose translation MESRDQFPSFQHSLIPISKKKKNNNNNNQRRFSDEQIKQLESIFESETKLEPKKKIQLARELGLQPKQVAIWFQNRRARWKSKQIEQDFKNLRAEYDNLVSQFDSLKQEKDSLVLQLQRLKDLLLSKTNEMKKDKRLDEKEEEEENKYRNIDSKNKTETRFEDRGVLMATTSNYIEDLGQQGYENLDSLSLENWYNRQWLSFWS comes from the exons ATGGAGAGTAGAGATCAATTTCCTTCATTTCAACACTCTCTTATTCCTAtttcaaagaagaaaaagaataacaataataataatcaaaggAGATTTAGTGATGAGCAAATTAAGCAATTGGAATCCATATTCGAATCGGAGACTAAACTCGAGCCAAAGAAGAAGATTCAGTTGGCTAGAGAGCTTGGTTTGCAGCCTAAACAAGTTGCCATATGGTTTCAAAATCGAAGAGCAAGATGGAAATCGAAACAAATTGAACAAGATTTTAAAAATCTTAGAGCTGAGTATGACAATTTGGTATCTCAATTTGATTCCTTAAAACAAGAGAAAGACTCCTTAGTTTTACAG TTGCAAAGGTTGAAAGATCTTCTCTTATCAAAAACTAATGAAATGAAAAAGGACAAGAGATTggatgaaaaagaagaagaagaagaaaataagtaTCGAAACATCGATTCGAAAAACAAAACAGAAACAAGATTTGAAGACAGAGGAGTACTAATGGCAACAACAAGCAACTATATTGAGGATTTGGGGCAACAAGGATATGAAAATTTAGATTCATTATCACTTGAAAATTGGTATAATAGACAGTGGTTAAGTTTCTGGAGTTAA